In uncultured Desulfobacter sp., one DNA window encodes the following:
- a CDS encoding radical SAM protein, with protein MPSTHAPFLESPDLSVPQLHRVMEIFFNTFGISQDRSGAVEIFPATISEQKLALFKEYNVSRISVGVQSFLQTELRTIARGTTTNQITSCLEMVKQLNFPVTNVDLIYGIPGQTPDTLAESLKTALSFDIEQIFLYPLYIRDLTPLKGKSISENALLLYQTGRDILLGNGYVQDSMRMFRKPAPNDLKNSDEYCCQEDGMIGLGTNARSVHYATPYAVGQTQIKQLIESYIKLDQNDFKTAGHGIILSMKERKRRYLIKSILKCRGMKKQDYFKYFGSDCESDFVQIHRLKEKGLLVDCGTHIKLTEKGIMYSDAIGPFFISKAIGRRMASHPAI; from the coding sequence ATGCCTTCTACCCACGCCCCTTTTTTAGAATCACCGGACCTGTCCGTTCCTCAACTGCACCGGGTTATGGAAATTTTCTTTAACACGTTTGGCATTTCCCAGGACCGATCCGGGGCTGTGGAAATTTTTCCTGCCACCATATCCGAACAAAAACTTGCCTTGTTTAAGGAATACAATGTAAGCCGCATCAGCGTGGGCGTGCAAAGTTTTCTTCAAACAGAACTACGGACCATTGCCAGAGGGACAACCACAAATCAAATCACCTCTTGCCTTGAAATGGTCAAACAACTCAATTTCCCTGTGACCAACGTGGATTTGATCTATGGGATTCCTGGACAGACCCCGGATACCCTTGCCGAGTCTTTAAAAACAGCCTTATCATTTGATATAGAACAAATTTTCTTATACCCGCTGTATATCCGTGATTTAACCCCGCTCAAAGGCAAGTCCATCAGCGAAAACGCCTTGCTCCTTTATCAAACAGGCAGGGACATTCTACTGGGCAACGGATATGTTCAAGATTCCATGCGCATGTTCCGAAAACCCGCCCCCAATGACCTCAAAAACAGTGACGAATACTGCTGTCAGGAGGACGGTATGATCGGGCTGGGCACAAATGCCCGGTCTGTTCATTATGCAACGCCCTATGCCGTGGGACAAACGCAGATAAAACAGTTGATAGAATCCTACATCAAGCTGGATCAAAATGATTTCAAAACGGCAGGACACGGCATCATTTTGTCTATGAAAGAACGCAAGCGCAGGTATTTAATCAAATCCATCCTCAAATGCCGGGGGATGAAAAAGCAAGATTATTTCAAATATTTCGGCAGTGACTGCGAATCTGACTTTGTACAGATACACCGGCTCAAAGAAAAGGGGCTACTGGTTGACTGCGGAACGCACATTAAACTGACTGAAAAAGGGATCATGTATTCCGACGCCATCGGTCCATTTTTTATCTCCAAAGCCATTGGCCGGCGCATGGCATCCCATCCTGCGATTTGA
- a CDS encoding STM4011 family radical SAM protein, with the protein MKRIRQALRFIDFVADSRHHFHILFTPYGEAMVHGHYREAMVTLSRLTQVKKVAVQTNASFSLTADHWLDRLNPDTAAFWLSWHPEQMSRSRFEKQYQALLNKKIAFSCGVVELKEYFHDISQLRKKLPRSVYLWINAYKRTPDYYSKQDIEQLIRIDPYFENNLFYYPSKGRFCRTGQNVFSVNETGQIRRCHFVNQILGNISSIDFGQISRATACPNETCHCHIGYIYLRKLHQQKLYGSGMLERIPEGFIYQQ; encoded by the coding sequence TTGAAAAGGATCAGGCAGGCCTTGCGATTCATAGATTTCGTTGCCGATTCCCGGCATCATTTTCACATTTTATTCACGCCCTACGGCGAGGCCATGGTTCATGGCCATTACAGAGAAGCCATGGTCACCCTCTCCCGTTTAACCCAAGTGAAAAAGGTGGCCGTCCAAACCAATGCCTCTTTTTCTTTAACGGCAGACCACTGGCTTGACCGGCTGAATCCTGACACAGCAGCGTTCTGGCTGAGTTGGCATCCTGAACAAATGTCCCGGAGCCGATTTGAAAAACAATACCAGGCGCTTTTGAACAAAAAAATCGCCTTCAGTTGTGGGGTTGTGGAGCTCAAAGAATATTTTCACGACATCAGTCAATTAAGAAAAAAACTGCCCCGGTCAGTCTATTTATGGATCAATGCCTATAAACGAACGCCTGATTATTATTCAAAACAAGACATAGAGCAGCTTATCCGTATAGACCCCTATTTTGAAAACAACCTTTTTTACTATCCCAGCAAAGGCCGTTTCTGCCGGACAGGGCAGAACGTATTCTCCGTAAACGAAACCGGACAGATCAGACGGTGCCATTTTGTCAATCAAATCCTTGGGAATATCAGTTCAATTGATTTCGGACAGATCAGCCGGGCGACGGCCTGCCCCAATGAAACCTGCCATTGCCATATCGGGTATATTTATCTCCGTAAATTACATCAGCAAAAATTATATGGCTCCGGCATGCTGGAACGTATCCCCGAAGGGTTTATTTATCAGCAATGA
- a CDS encoding response regulator transcription factor — MRILIVEDDGQTAHFISKGLRQEGFAVDLASNGEDGLHFLLTEPYDAAVIDIMLPKLDGLALIDEMRRNRVHTPVIVLSARGSVDDRIKGLQAGGDDYLVKPFAFSELVVRIQALIRRATREDDPTSLTVGDLEMDLARRKVFRKGVYIDLQPKEFALLEYLMRNQGKVVSKTMIMEHVWDYNFDPRTSVVEARVCRLRDKVDRPFAKKLIHTVRGVGYSLEERDE; from the coding sequence TTGAGGATATTAATAGTTGAAGATGACGGACAGACCGCCCACTTTATCTCAAAAGGTCTGAGACAAGAAGGCTTCGCCGTGGACCTCGCATCCAATGGCGAAGACGGACTGCATTTTTTATTGACAGAGCCCTATGATGCCGCAGTGATTGATATTATGCTCCCCAAACTGGATGGGCTTGCGTTGATTGATGAGATGCGCCGTAACAGGGTTCATACCCCTGTTATCGTTTTAAGTGCCAGGGGATCGGTGGATGACCGTATCAAAGGATTGCAGGCGGGTGGTGACGACTATCTGGTAAAGCCTTTCGCTTTTTCGGAGCTGGTCGTGCGCATCCAGGCACTCATCAGAAGGGCCACCCGTGAGGATGACCCGACATCTCTCACCGTCGGCGACCTCGAAATGGATCTGGCAAGGCGAAAGGTCTTTCGGAAAGGTGTATACATAGATTTGCAGCCCAAGGAGTTTGCATTGCTTGAGTATTTGATGAGGAACCAAGGGAAAGTGGTATCGAAGACGATGATCATGGAGCACGTTTGGGATTATAACTTCGATCCCCGGACTTCCGTTGTGGAAGCGCGGGTATGCCGGCTGCGGGACAAGGTTGACCGTCCATTCGCAAAAAAACTCATTCACACGGTCCGGGGCGTCGGATATAGTCTGGAAGAAAGGGATGAGTGA
- a CDS encoding glycosyltransferase family 2 protein produces MKKISVYILAYNEADKIKDALDSVAWADEIVVADSYSTDDTALIAQRKGARVVQIDFSGFGNLRNDAISACSHHWIFSLDSDERCTEQAKQEILSIINATDSLDAYYVPRRNYFLGKWIRHSGFYPDYRQPQLFRKGVLKFKPDAVHERYDVLSAKPCGYLKSHIFQIPYKNLEEVIHKANRYSTLGAEKLIESKKAPGLFKAMTHGFWAAFSLYILKLGFLDGWPGFIIALGNFEGTFYKYAKFYLTKHPPAESQWDKLADWKSGDTC; encoded by the coding sequence ATGAAAAAAATTTCAGTATATATATTAGCCTACAATGAAGCGGACAAAATTAAAGATGCTTTGGACAGTGTCGCCTGGGCGGATGAAATTGTGGTGGCTGATTCTTACAGCACAGACGATACTGCTCTGATTGCTCAGAGAAAAGGGGCCCGAGTGGTTCAGATTGATTTCAGCGGATTTGGAAACCTTAGAAATGATGCCATTTCCGCCTGCTCTCATCATTGGATTTTCAGCCTGGATTCTGATGAACGTTGTACCGAACAGGCCAAACAAGAGATATTGTCCATTATCAATGCCACGGACAGCCTGGATGCCTATTATGTTCCCCGCCGCAACTATTTTTTGGGTAAATGGATTCGTCATTCAGGTTTTTACCCGGACTACCGGCAGCCCCAATTGTTTCGAAAAGGGGTATTAAAATTCAAGCCTGACGCGGTCCATGAACGGTATGATGTTTTAAGTGCCAAACCCTGTGGATATTTAAAATCCCATATCTTCCAGATACCATATAAAAATCTTGAAGAAGTTATCCATAAAGCCAACCGATATTCCACTCTGGGGGCGGAAAAACTAATTGAATCAAAAAAAGCCCCCGGTTTGTTTAAGGCAATGACTCACGGTTTTTGGGCTGCATTCTCTCTATATATTCTAAAACTTGGATTTTTGGACGGTTGGCCGGGATTCATCATCGCTCTTGGTAATTTTGAGGGAACATTTTATAAATATGCAAAATTTTATTTGACGAAACACCCGCCTGCTGAAAGCCAGTGGGATAAACTTGCGGACTGGAAGTCCGGCGATACCTGCTAA
- a CDS encoding glycosyltransferase family 4 protein translates to MKLTIALVIKDFVKTGGAEKYAVEIALRMKKRGHRIDLYARNIDPSLTHGINVFKIPNKLSFSSILSLYSFAKDSALLVKKKHYDIIHSHDKGCPGHVSTVHTFSFKRGIEHMSWLKKINEFIISPRAWLYLYLEGLQMKSDCLAAVSEIIKTDIQSCHNRTHGIDVIQPGVDIEVFCPANLSSRRKTARSNAGLKHGELAVLFIGSEFRRKGLDHLIPALSSDMKLFVVGRQERMEHYKKMVDFHGLNNRVIFTGLTDNVMEYYALSDVVVLPSIAEAFGMTVLEGMACGLPVITSREAGSSHLITTGKNGMVFDSPAQITGMLEALKNEATRKTMGNRARETALQYTWEHAADLYERLYYSLAG, encoded by the coding sequence ATGAAGTTAACCATAGCCCTTGTAATTAAAGATTTCGTAAAAACCGGGGGGGCAGAGAAATATGCTGTGGAAATCGCGCTTCGTATGAAAAAACGAGGACACAGAATAGATCTTTATGCCAGGAACATAGACCCATCATTAACTCACGGAATAAATGTATTTAAGATACCAAACAAGTTGAGTTTTTCATCGATTCTTTCGTTGTACTCGTTTGCAAAAGACTCTGCTTTACTGGTGAAAAAAAAACACTACGATATTATTCATTCACATGACAAGGGGTGCCCCGGACATGTTTCAACAGTTCATACCTTCTCTTTTAAAAGAGGAATCGAACATATGTCATGGTTAAAAAAGATCAATGAATTCATAATTTCCCCAAGGGCATGGCTTTATCTTTACCTGGAAGGACTTCAAATGAAATCCGACTGTCTGGCTGCCGTATCCGAAATTATCAAAACCGACATTCAAAGCTGTCACAACCGCACCCATGGAATTGATGTCATCCAGCCCGGGGTGGATATTGAAGTCTTCTGTCCAGCCAATTTAAGCTCTCGCAGGAAAACCGCCCGATCAAACGCAGGACTCAAGCACGGTGAACTTGCAGTGCTTTTCATTGGCTCAGAGTTTCGACGCAAAGGATTGGACCATCTGATTCCTGCATTGAGTTCGGATATGAAACTTTTTGTGGTGGGCCGACAAGAACGAATGGAACATTATAAAAAAATGGTGGATTTCCATGGTTTAAATAACCGTGTCATTTTTACTGGTTTGACGGATAATGTGATGGAGTACTATGCCCTATCCGATGTTGTGGTCCTTCCCTCCATTGCTGAGGCTTTTGGCATGACCGTACTTGAAGGTATGGCCTGCGGCTTGCCGGTAATCACCAGCCGGGAGGCAGGCTCTTCACATCTAATCACCACCGGAAAAAACGGGATGGTTTTTGACTCGCCAGCCCAGATTACGGGTATGTTGGAAGCGTTAAAAAATGAGGCTACCCGTAAAACAATGGGAAACCGGGCAAGGGAAACCGCTTTGCAATATACCTGGGAGCACGCAGCAGATTTATACGAAAGACTTTATTATTCACTGGCAGGATGA
- a CDS encoding STM4013/SEN3800 family hydrolase → MTQVKTTIDVNMNKIVGTDDILLITFDTLRYDIAHEQLQAGGTPCLAEILPNGWEKRHSPANFTWAAHQAFFAGFFPTPASPGIHERYFAASFAGSATTGANTYCFDGDNLITALKQKHYHTACIGGVGFFNKNTPLSSVFPDLFDESHWDESTGVTDPDSTQNQICIALDIIARQNKHRPGRPLFLFINISAIHQPNCFYVKNKTNDNKETHAAALRYVDSQLAPLFQALTQRGNPFCIICSDHGTTYGEDGYTGHRLCHEKVWDVPFAAFTLSHKTDTA, encoded by the coding sequence ATGACACAGGTAAAAACAACGATTGATGTAAACATGAACAAAATCGTGGGGACGGATGATATCCTGCTGATAACCTTTGACACCCTACGGTATGATATTGCCCATGAACAATTGCAGGCCGGAGGAACACCATGCCTGGCCGAAATTTTGCCCAACGGCTGGGAAAAACGGCACTCCCCGGCCAATTTCACCTGGGCCGCCCATCAGGCGTTTTTTGCAGGATTTTTCCCCACCCCTGCCTCACCCGGCATCCATGAACGCTATTTTGCAGCATCTTTTGCCGGCAGTGCAACCACCGGGGCCAACACCTATTGTTTTGATGGGGACAATCTGATCACCGCACTGAAACAAAAACACTACCATACCGCCTGTATCGGCGGTGTAGGATTTTTCAATAAAAATACACCGTTGTCATCTGTTTTCCCCGATCTGTTTGACGAAAGCCACTGGGACGAATCCACAGGGGTGACAGATCCCGATTCAACCCAAAACCAGATCTGCATTGCCCTGGACATCATTGCTCGGCAAAATAAGCACCGGCCCGGCCGCCCGTTGTTTTTGTTTATCAACATCTCTGCGATTCACCAACCCAACTGCTTTTATGTCAAAAACAAAACGAACGACAACAAAGAGACCCATGCGGCGGCGCTCCGGTACGTGGACAGTCAACTTGCCCCCCTTTTTCAGGCATTGACCCAACGGGGAAACCCGTTTTGCATTATATGCTCCGACCACGGCACAACCTACGGAGAAGACGGCTACACCGGACACAGGCTATGCCATGAAAAAGTTTGGGACGTCCCTTTTGCAGCATTTACCCTATCCCATAAAACAGACACAGCTTAA
- a CDS encoding MFS transporter, producing MSMNNSFNRIPVSIWALGLVSMFMDISSEMIHSLLPLLLVGTLGASTFSVGLIEGLAESTALIVKVFSGVLSDYLGKRKALAVLGYALGALTKPLFAIAPTTGVVLTARILDRAGKGVRGAPRDALVADISPAGIRGAAFGLRQSLDTVGALLGPLLAVSLMLLWANDFRAVFWVALVPGVVAVALLVFGVHEPERHVEEKHANPIRRDNLRRLNSTYWWIVGIGALFTLARFSEAFLVLRARQGGIPVAYVPLVMAGMNLVYSISAYPFGRLSDRMKHGTLLSLGLIALVAADLVLATSDHWLSITIGVAFWGLHMGMTQGLLAIMVADTSPPDLRGTAFGFFNLVSGIAMLITSAAAGLLWNRFGAAFTFYTGAAFAALAMVGLALNSWRQKRIRGEFCS from the coding sequence ATGAGCATGAATAACTCTTTTAATCGTATCCCGGTCAGTATTTGGGCCCTCGGCCTGGTGAGCATGTTCATGGACATCTCATCCGAGATGATTCACAGTCTGCTCCCTCTGCTTCTGGTCGGCACCTTGGGTGCAAGCACGTTCTCCGTTGGCTTGATAGAAGGCCTGGCCGAGTCCACAGCCCTCATCGTTAAAGTATTCTCAGGCGTCCTCAGCGACTATCTGGGCAAGCGCAAGGCGCTGGCTGTCTTGGGCTACGCTTTGGGTGCGTTGACCAAGCCGTTGTTTGCCATCGCACCCACCACAGGTGTCGTCCTCACGGCACGCATCCTGGACCGGGCGGGGAAAGGCGTGCGTGGTGCTCCGCGGGATGCACTGGTGGCCGACATCTCGCCTGCCGGGATTCGGGGCGCTGCATTTGGTCTCCGGCAATCGCTCGACACAGTCGGCGCACTACTCGGCCCCCTTCTGGCGGTCAGTCTGATGCTGCTATGGGCCAATGATTTCCGTGCAGTATTTTGGGTCGCCCTTGTCCCTGGCGTCGTCGCTGTCGCCCTGTTGGTATTCGGCGTGCATGAACCGGAACGGCACGTTGAGGAAAAACACGCCAATCCGATCCGCCGGGACAATCTCAGACGATTGAACAGCACTTATTGGTGGATAGTCGGTATCGGAGCGCTTTTCACCTTGGCACGATTCAGCGAAGCATTCCTTGTGCTTCGCGCACGGCAAGGCGGAATTCCGGTCGCCTACGTTCCCCTGGTCATGGCCGGCATGAACCTGGTCTATTCGATATCAGCCTATCCCTTCGGCAGGCTTTCGGATCGAATGAAGCACGGCACATTGCTGTCGTTAGGTCTGATAGCCCTGGTTGCTGCTGATCTGGTTTTGGCCACAAGCGATCATTGGTTAAGCATTACTATTGGGGTGGCTTTTTGGGGGCTTCACATGGGGATGACCCAGGGATTGCTTGCGATAATGGTTGCCGATACCTCCCCGCCCGATCTGCGCGGTACAGCCTTTGGCTTTTTTAACCTGGTCAGCGGCATCGCCATGTTGATCACCAGTGCCGCGGCAGGGCTGTTATGGAATCGTTTCGGCGCAGCCTTCACTTTCTATACGGGTGCAGCCTTTGCAGCTTTAGCAATGGTAGGCCTTGCCCTTAATTCATGGCGACAAAAACGGATTCGCGGAGAATTTTGTAGTTAG
- a CDS encoding undecaprenyl-diphosphate phosphatase translates to MKHGRMMLQIFDHYSLIVGVTVAFFAALVSVKWMVRYLSRHGLEVFGYYRVAIAVVTTVFLLTAEKIWIQ, encoded by the coding sequence TTGAAACATGGCCGGATGATGCTGCAGATTTTTGACCATTATTCGCTGATTGTCGGCGTGACGGTTGCCTTCTTCGCCGCTCTGGTCTCCGTGAAGTGGATGGTGCGTTACCTGTCCCGGCACGGCCTGGAAGTCTTTGGTTATTACCGGGTGGCCATTGCCGTGGTCACGACGGTATTCCTGCTGACAGCGGAGAAGATATGGATTCAATAA
- a CDS encoding ATP-binding protein encodes MSDFLPRLRHMAKMRWQSIRRILADAYKFMQPWLSASVCIRFFQTTTFRLTFLNLGVFTTLSVAVFLVVYASLALRLQKQMDKALLTTSEESAAIYRQQGIAALQYEFEREAESQGSGRVFFRLLSSDGTPLASSDLSKLRESGLSIPSEPAAQGTRSVYYTFHPHLRKQEKEHGRKGEEDERDFQIRMISMPIGGGEVLQVGRTLYSEELILEKYRETFGVALMVMGSLGGLFSFLLARKAMAGVQRITDTATGIGRSDLAGRVPLGDEGEEITALARAFNAMLERIEILFSEVRQVTDNVAHELRTPITRIRGMAETTLKGDGNLIEYKETMASVIDGCDDLIEIIGTMLEIAKTDSGNFDFDPVSLDLIELVEDAVDLFMPVAEDKRIDVRLNKPAMAVKVSGDRRRLQRVVSNILDNAVKYTPHGGIIAVTIKSDAGDVRVSISDTGIGISESDLPHIFERFFRGDKSRSTSGNGLGLSLAMAIIHAHGGDITVASSDQGATFTFFLPTSPSSRHYF; translated from the coding sequence ATGAGTGATTTTCTTCCGAGACTCCGCCACATGGCAAAGATGCGTTGGCAGAGCATTCGACGCATATTGGCTGATGCGTATAAATTTATGCAACCTTGGCTGTCAGCCTCGGTTTGCATCCGATTTTTTCAAACGACCACCTTTCGATTGACCTTCTTGAATCTTGGAGTGTTCACCACCCTTTCCGTTGCGGTGTTCCTCGTCGTTTATGCGTCCCTGGCCCTGCGCCTTCAGAAACAGATGGACAAGGCTCTCCTGACTACTTCAGAAGAATCTGCTGCAATTTATCGGCAACAGGGCATTGCGGCGCTTCAGTATGAGTTCGAGCGCGAGGCGGAGTCCCAAGGCTCGGGCCGTGTATTTTTTCGATTGCTTTCGTCCGATGGAACGCCCCTGGCATCCTCTGATTTGAGTAAATTACGGGAGAGTGGTTTATCTATCCCCAGCGAACCTGCGGCCCAGGGAACCCGGTCGGTGTATTATACGTTCCACCCGCACCTAAGAAAGCAGGAAAAGGAGCATGGCCGAAAGGGTGAAGAGGATGAACGGGATTTTCAAATCAGAATGATCTCCATGCCGATCGGTGGCGGAGAAGTGCTTCAAGTCGGCAGGACCCTTTACAGCGAGGAACTCATTCTGGAAAAATATCGAGAAACATTCGGCGTTGCTCTCATGGTCATGGGCAGTCTCGGCGGCCTTTTCAGTTTTTTGCTGGCCCGGAAGGCCATGGCAGGCGTGCAAAGGATCACGGATACGGCAACGGGTATCGGAAGAAGCGATCTGGCCGGAAGGGTGCCGCTGGGTGATGAGGGAGAAGAGATAACCGCCTTGGCCCGGGCGTTCAATGCTATGCTCGAACGGATTGAAATTCTTTTTAGCGAGGTTCGCCAGGTCACCGACAATGTTGCCCACGAATTGCGTACCCCCATCACCCGGATCCGGGGAATGGCTGAAACAACACTCAAGGGAGACGGTAATCTAATCGAGTATAAAGAAACAATGGCTTCGGTCATTGACGGATGCGACGATCTCATTGAGATTATCGGCACCATGCTCGAAATCGCAAAGACAGACTCAGGTAATTTCGATTTTGATCCGGTTTCTTTGGATCTTATTGAACTTGTGGAAGACGCGGTTGACCTCTTTATGCCCGTAGCCGAGGATAAGCGCATTGATGTCCGCCTGAATAAACCTGCTATGGCGGTGAAGGTCAGCGGTGACCGGCGCAGGCTTCAACGTGTGGTATCGAACATCCTGGATAATGCCGTCAAATATACGCCCCATGGCGGCATCATAGCCGTGACAATCAAGAGTGACGCCGGGGATGTGAGGGTCTCAATCTCCGACACAGGCATAGGCATCAGCGAAAGCGACCTCCCTCATATTTTCGAGCGTTTTTTCCGCGGCGACAAAAGCCGGTCGACTTCAGGAAACGGGTTGGGACTCAGCCTGGCCATGGCCATCATTCATGCCCATGGCGGTGATATTACGGTGGCGAGTTCAGACCAAGGTGCCACCTTCACCTTTTTTCTGCCGACTTCCCCATCTTCGCGGCATTATTTCTGA
- a CDS encoding HAD family hydrolase, with the protein MKWNAGLQPATTRSIDMKLLLFDLDNTLIDRNGAFEYWVRRWLKKRSHLPGRPMQELGDRLIMIDNGGHTDRIAFCRDVCVQQLLDRPLRTLFLKEMHTFTDSILPDQTINMMLRKLTQRFSMAIVSNGSQKMQRKKIYKAGIGPYFQHCFLSGELGYAKPDLRIFKKALAAYGCSPHQAMMIGDNLKTDIVPARRLGMKTVLLSRTPVMNSPADFTIESITQLESILP; encoded by the coding sequence TTGAAGTGGAACGCTGGATTGCAGCCTGCCACAACCCGGAGCATCGACATGAAGCTGCTGTTGTTTGATCTGGATAACACGTTGATTGACCGCAACGGCGCATTTGAATACTGGGTGCGCCGGTGGCTCAAAAAAAGGAGCCACCTGCCCGGCCGGCCTATGCAGGAATTGGGTGACAGGCTCATTATGATTGACAACGGCGGACACACCGACCGCATTGCCTTTTGCCGGGATGTATGTGTACAACAGCTGCTTGACAGACCCTTAAGGACTCTGTTTTTGAAAGAGATGCATACCTTCACAGATTCTATTTTGCCCGATCAAACCATAAATATGATGCTCAGGAAACTGACCCAACGCTTTTCCATGGCAATTGTTTCCAATGGGTCCCAAAAAATGCAACGGAAAAAAATATACAAGGCAGGGATTGGACCCTATTTCCAGCATTGCTTTCTTTCGGGCGAACTGGGATATGCCAAACCCGATCTACGCATTTTTAAAAAAGCGTTAGCGGCATATGGCTGTTCTCCCCACCAGGCCATGATGATTGGCGATAATTTGAAAACCGATATTGTACCAGCCCGGCGGCTCGGCATGAAAACCGTATTGCTATCCAGAACGCCTGTTATGAACAGCCCTGCCGATTTTACCATTGAATCCATCACCCAACTTGAATCCATACTGCCATGA
- a CDS encoding ATP-binding cassette domain-containing protein encodes MISIENLRLTIEGKEILTGIDMHLSPGEIYGLLGPNGAGKSTTIFSLLGLRSRQSGRQCAGERPG; translated from the coding sequence GTGATCAGTATAGAGAATCTTCGGTTAACTATCGAAGGCAAAGAAATTCTTACAGGCATTGATATGCACCTGTCGCCCGGAGAAATTTATGGGCTGCTGGGGCCAAACGGCGCCGGCAAGTCTACCACCATTTTCTCCCTTCTGGGGCTGCGTTCCAGGCAAAGCGGCCGTCAGTGTGCTGGGGAGCGACCCGGCTGA
- a CDS encoding DedA family protein encodes MFHSFVAWFADTVGQWGYPGIVLLMALESSFFPFPSEVVIPPAAYLATTGKMNMGMVVLCGTLGSLVGAVFNYWLAMTFGRPFFEKYGRYLLISPESLEKADRFFAHHGPVSMFTGRLLPVIRQYISLPAGLARMNLAAFCTATVLGAGLWVLVLTGLGYWFGKNEALVLQNLHWATLSLAAGCGVACFFHWRKWQRRSRSENHPSQ; translated from the coding sequence ATGTTTCACTCGTTTGTTGCCTGGTTTGCAGATACCGTGGGACAGTGGGGATATCCGGGCATTGTCCTGCTAATGGCTCTGGAGTCGTCCTTCTTTCCCTTTCCCAGCGAGGTGGTGATCCCGCCGGCGGCCTACCTTGCAACCACCGGGAAGATGAACATGGGCATGGTTGTGCTTTGCGGTACCCTGGGAAGTCTTGTGGGAGCAGTATTTAACTACTGGCTGGCCATGACATTCGGCAGACCGTTTTTCGAAAAATATGGGCGCTACCTTCTGATCAGCCCGGAATCCCTGGAAAAGGCAGACCGATTTTTTGCCCATCACGGGCCTGTAAGCATGTTCACCGGCCGCCTGCTGCCGGTGATCCGTCAATATATATCACTGCCGGCAGGCCTGGCTCGGATGAACCTGGCCGCCTTTTGCACTGCCACGGTTCTGGGGGCAGGCTTGTGGGTGCTGGTGCTTACCGGTCTGGGGTACTGGTTCGGTAAAAACGAAGCACTGGTACTTCAAAACCTGCATTGGGCGACGCTGTCCCTGGCGGCCGGATGCGGGGTTGCCTGCTTTTTTCACTGGCGCAAATGGCAGCGTCGGTCACGCTCCGAGAATCACCCGAGTCAATAA
- a CDS encoding undecaprenyl-diphosphate phosphatase, giving the protein MDKRICAIALSVMALLPLFFSIANAGGLSGSNSAAVEQKIMTIPQAIVLGVVEGVTEYLPVSSTGHLLLAEKILGISRNPYLSTAQRLQVKDALDAYTICIQVGAILAVLWLYFGRLKQMVQGISDTMF; this is encoded by the coding sequence ATGGATAAACGAATCTGCGCCATCGCCCTCTCGGTGATGGCGCTTCTGCCGCTCTTTTTTTCCATTGCAAATGCCGGGGGATTATCCGGAAGCAATTCTGCGGCGGTTGAGCAAAAGATCATGACAATCCCCCAGGCCATAGTTTTGGGGGTTGTCGAAGGCGTGACCGAATATCTGCCGGTCAGTTCCACCGGTCATCTGTTGCTGGCGGAAAAAATTTTGGGCATCAGCCGAAATCCTTATTTATCTACAGCCCAAAGGCTGCAAGTCAAGGACGCTTTGGATGCGTATACCATTTGTATTCAAGTTGGGGCAATTTTGGCCGTACTTTGGCTCTACTTTGGCCGGCTCAAACAAATGGTGCAGGGAATATCGGATACGATGTTTTGA